Proteins found in one Sandaracinaceae bacterium genomic segment:
- a CDS encoding helix-turn-helix transcriptional regulator, which yields MSHKRLEAEPAIPTPHDLRVHPVTEELVWLSFEHPDPTAPEGLTEAEQSIALLVYAGRSNREIASARGVSTKTVGNQLDAIYRKLGVQSRVELVLVLQGKRPERSLE from the coding sequence GTGAGTCACAAGCGTCTCGAGGCAGAGCCCGCCATTCCGACGCCCCACGACCTGCGCGTGCATCCGGTGACGGAGGAGCTCGTGTGGCTCTCGTTCGAGCACCCGGACCCCACAGCGCCGGAGGGCCTCACGGAGGCCGAGCAGAGCATTGCACTCCTCGTCTACGCCGGCCGAAGCAACCGAGAGATCGCAAGCGCACGCGGTGTGAGCACGAAGACCGTGGGGAACCAACTGGACGCGATCTATCGCAAGTTGGGTGTCCAGTCGCGAGTCGAGCTGGTGCTGGTGCTGCAGGGGAAGCGACCGGAGCGCTCCCTGGAGTAG